One window of Methanobacterium alkalithermotolerans genomic DNA carries:
- a CDS encoding MATE family efflux transporter: MHSDSNSSPQDGAQKRVSLITGDPEKAIRKLSGPMIIAMVLMMVYNLVDSIWVAGLGANALAALGFISPVFMILIGLSNGLGAGASSAIARCIGSKNKKGADNAAIHSILISVGVSLALTIPLLLFLPDILLALGAGESLSLAVDYGQIIFAGTIFLIFTGVSSGILRAEGDVKRAMYAMAASAIINMVLDPILIYWAGWGIAGAAWATVISSALVSAVIVYWLLLKRDTYVSFSRYDFQPSKKVLKSILLVGLPASAETLVIALLMGILNGILVITGGTDAVAIYTAGWRVVMVAIIPSAGIGTALITVAGAAYGAKMFDKLSISHLYSVKLSIKVALLLGVITYIFAPYMARIFAYSPETSYLAPTIALFLQVMCFFYLLLPLGIMSSSIFQAIGKGITSLVMTLFRELACIILIAYLLAIVWGWGPSGVWWGIVIGNLVGSSITHLWTRRYIKALQRTRSPDI; this comes from the coding sequence ATGCATTCTGATTCCAATTCCTCCCCTCAGGACGGGGCCCAAAAAAGAGTATCTCTTATTACCGGAGATCCGGAAAAAGCCATTCGTAAATTATCCGGACCAATGATTATTGCCATGGTTTTGATGATGGTTTACAACCTGGTGGACAGTATCTGGGTGGCTGGTTTAGGTGCCAATGCCCTGGCCGCTTTAGGATTCATCAGCCCGGTTTTCATGATCCTGATTGGCCTGAGTAATGGTTTGGGAGCAGGAGCATCATCAGCTATAGCCCGATGCATCGGGTCTAAAAATAAAAAAGGCGCTGATAATGCAGCCATACACTCGATATTAATCTCCGTAGGTGTATCCCTGGCTTTAACCATACCCTTACTTTTATTTCTCCCGGATATTTTACTGGCCCTGGGAGCAGGTGAATCATTATCCCTGGCAGTGGATTATGGTCAAATCATCTTTGCCGGTACCATCTTCTTAATATTTACCGGGGTATCCTCGGGAATCCTGAGGGCAGAAGGGGATGTTAAAAGGGCCATGTATGCCATGGCTGCTTCAGCTATAATCAACATGGTCCTGGATCCCATACTCATTTACTGGGCGGGTTGGGGTATAGCCGGTGCAGCCTGGGCCACAGTGATATCATCGGCCCTGGTATCTGCTGTTATTGTCTACTGGCTTCTTTTAAAAAGGGATACCTATGTATCTTTTTCCCGGTATGATTTCCAACCCAGTAAAAAAGTCCTTAAAAGTATACTGCTGGTGGGGTTACCTGCCAGTGCGGAAACCCTGGTAATAGCCCTTTTAATGGGGATACTAAATGGAATTCTGGTTATAACTGGAGGAACTGATGCAGTGGCTATCTACACTGCCGGATGGAGAGTGGTTATGGTGGCCATCATCCCCTCAGCAGGTATAGGAACCGCTCTTATTACCGTTGCCGGTGCAGCCTACGGAGCCAAAATGTTTGATAAACTTTCCATATCCCACCTGTACTCAGTCAAGCTCAGTATAAAAGTGGCCCTCTTACTGGGAGTGATAACCTACATATTTGCCCCTTATATGGCCCGGATATTTGCCTACTCTCCTGAAACATCCTACCTGGCACCTACCATAGCTCTATTCCTCCAGGTAATGTGTTTCTTCTATCTACTGCTACCTCTGGGTATCATGTCATCTTCCATCTTCCAGGCTATTGGAAAGGGAATAACCTCTCTTGTTATGACTCTATTCAGGGAACTGGCCTGCATAATTCTTATAGCATACTTGCTGGCCATAGTTTGGGGCTGGGGGCCCTCAGGGGTATGGTGGGGTATAGTAATTGGTAACCTGGTAGGGAGCAGTATCACCCATTTATGGACCAGAAGGTATATTAAGGCCCTGCAGAGAACCAGATCTCCTGATATATAA
- a CDS encoding MarR family winged helix-turn-helix transcriptional regulator, which yields MENTKKLLQSDKEDLPLGFFLSIIHRTHFVYLNEKIKSLDLTAGQFPFLMQISHKEGISQDDLSHHFHIDKGTVARAIKKLEDHELIYRQVDPENRRRYLLFLSENGKKMLPEISNIDQQWEENILSGFSPQENKFLKKTLRKLAIKSLEITRGE from the coding sequence ATGGAAAATACAAAAAAATTACTGCAAAGTGATAAAGAAGACCTGCCATTAGGGTTTTTTTTATCCATCATCCATCGTACTCACTTTGTTTATCTTAATGAAAAAATTAAATCACTGGATCTGACTGCAGGCCAATTCCCCTTTCTAATGCAGATATCCCACAAAGAAGGAATTTCTCAGGATGATCTATCCCACCATTTCCATATTGATAAGGGGACAGTGGCCCGGGCTATAAAAAAGCTGGAAGACCATGAACTTATTTATCGCCAGGTTGACCCGGAAAACCGCCGCAGGTACCTCCTTTTTTTAAGTGAAAATGGTAAAAAAATGTTACCGGAAATATCTAATATTGACCAGCAATGGGAAGAAAACATATTATCCGGATTTTCCCCTCAGGAAAATAAATTTTTAAAGAAAACTTTAAGAAAACTTGCTATTAAAAGCCTGGAAATTACCCGGGGTGAATAA